Proteins from one Natronoarchaeum philippinense genomic window:
- the serA gene encoding phosphoglycerate dehydrogenase, protein MKVLVTDPIADAGLERLRESGNEVETAYDVEGDALLDAVSDANGLIVRSGTEVTEEVFEAAEDLVIVGRAGIGVDNIDIDAATDHGVIVANAPEGNVRAAAEHTVAMAFAAARSIPQAHIRLKDGEWAKGDYLGTEVNKKTLGVVGLGRVGQEVAKKLNSLGMDLVAYDPYISQDRADQLGAELVDLEECLDRADFLTVHVPLTDETENLISHDELAKLEDGYLVNCARGGVVDEPALAEAVEDGTMAGAAIDVFADEPVPEDNPLLDVDDVIVTPHLGASTEAAQENVAVSTADQVVAAFREEPVINALNAPSIDESAFPRVEPYLELADTAGKIAAQLLGDRLADVEVRYEGEIADEDVELVTASALKGVFEPLEWQVNAVNAPKIAEERGVDVTETKTRQAEDFQSLITVTASDGEREISVDGTLFAGDDPRIVRIDGYRVDAIPYGHMLVARNEDAPGVIGHIGSVLGDYDINIAGMFNARETIGGEALSVYNLDGPVPEAVRDSLEADDRIIEVRQITLDGRSD, encoded by the coding sequence ATGAAGGTACTCGTGACAGACCCCATCGCGGACGCCGGCCTCGAACGGCTCCGCGAATCGGGCAACGAGGTAGAGACCGCCTACGACGTCGAGGGCGACGCGCTGCTCGACGCCGTCTCCGACGCCAACGGCCTGATCGTCCGATCGGGCACCGAGGTGACCGAAGAGGTGTTCGAGGCCGCCGAGGACCTCGTCATCGTCGGGCGGGCCGGCATCGGCGTCGACAACATCGACATCGACGCCGCCACCGACCACGGCGTGATCGTCGCCAACGCACCGGAGGGCAACGTCCGCGCCGCCGCCGAGCACACGGTCGCCATGGCCTTCGCGGCCGCGCGCTCGATCCCGCAGGCCCACATCCGCCTGAAGGACGGCGAGTGGGCCAAGGGCGACTACCTCGGCACCGAGGTCAACAAGAAGACGCTGGGCGTCGTCGGCCTCGGCCGCGTCGGCCAAGAGGTCGCCAAGAAGCTCAATTCGCTCGGGATGGATCTGGTCGCCTACGATCCCTACATCAGTCAGGACCGCGCCGACCAGCTCGGCGCCGAGTTGGTCGATCTCGAGGAGTGTCTCGACCGCGCTGACTTCCTGACCGTCCACGTCCCGCTGACCGACGAGACCGAGAACCTCATCAGCCACGACGAACTCGCCAAGCTCGAAGACGGCTACCTCGTCAACTGCGCCCGTGGCGGCGTCGTCGACGAGCCCGCACTCGCGGAAGCCGTCGAGGACGGCACGATGGCCGGCGCGGCCATCGACGTGTTCGCCGACGAGCCGGTGCCCGAGGACAACCCGCTGCTCGATGTCGACGACGTGATCGTCACGCCACACCTCGGCGCCAGCACCGAGGCCGCCCAAGAGAACGTCGCCGTCTCGACGGCCGATCAGGTCGTCGCCGCGTTCCGCGAGGAGCCGGTGATCAACGCACTCAACGCCCCCTCGATCGACGAGAGCGCGTTCCCCCGCGTCGAGCCGTACCTCGAACTCGCCGACACCGCCGGTAAGATCGCCGCCCAGCTGCTTGGCGACCGACTCGCAGATGTCGAGGTGCGCTACGAGGGCGAGATCGCCGACGAGGACGTCGAACTCGTCACCGCCAGCGCGCTCAAGGGCGTCTTCGAGCCCCTAGAGTGGCAGGTCAACGCCGTCAACGCGCCCAAGATCGCCGAAGAGCGCGGCGTCGACGTCACCGAAACCAAGACCCGACAGGCCGAGGACTTCCAGAGCCTGATCACAGTCACCGCCAGCGACGGCGAGCGCGAGATCAGCGTCGACGGAACGCTGTTTGCCGGCGACGACCCGCGGATCGTCCGGATCGACGGTTACCGCGTCGACGCGATCCCCTACGGCCACATGCTGGTCGCGCGCAACGAGGACGCCCCCGGCGTGATCGGCCACATCGGCAGCGTGCTGGGCGACTACGACATCAACATCGCGGGGATGTTCAACGCCCGCGAAACCATCGGCGGCGAGGCGCTGTCGGTGTACAACCTCGACGGCCCGGTCCCGGAAGCGGTCCGGGACAGTCTGGAAGCCGACGATCGTATCATCGAAGTGCGCCAGATCACGCTCGACGGCCGCAGCGACTGA
- a CDS encoding hybrid sensor histidine kinase/response regulator — protein sequence MGSDRTQLSVVLVDPVDALGEIVRMLRDAGEAVETVDAASMVRNASSYPPDCIVVLDHGAEDVDGERQLHAVEQRAGDVPIVVFSIDPAAYTGPDMLSEGAADVICVGPDMAISEERDFPTLLVRRLRHAAGMGESFQTDSELLSSVMEYLPHQVFIKDDVGRIATMSNVAMHEHEPTQAEIQGFTDHDLFDTELGRELYEEEQQIMETGEPIINRVEHYVENGQDKWASTTKAPRYDEDGTPVGVIGTSRNVTDQKRREVMMNALHAASRDLVTAETYDDIAQTAVDIAEDIPDIPVLEVVLYDDANEELQTVATGHSADATSVFERYEEWFRRAYETGTGQYVVSLSDGGDEAVVGYAKSNVSDGVDPVAVALPLGEHGVLGFASTSGSFDEAGLDLAEVLAANVEATLSRTAREEAIRDRERELARQNERLEEFASIVSHDLRNPLSVAQGYAEMFDDDDSAAEEVRWALDRMTRLTDELLTLARQGQIVGETERVDLAATVREAWQGVETDTASLSVADGLGAITADRDRLLELLENLFRNAIEHAHDPDDPLAVSVGPVDADAGQNTGGFYVADDGPGIPDDQKEAVFEQGYTNAEDGTGFGLYIVQTLADAHGWTVELTDADPHGTRFELRGIERASYA from the coding sequence ATGGGATCAGATCGCACGCAACTATCCGTCGTACTCGTAGACCCCGTCGATGCCCTCGGGGAGATCGTACGGATGCTCCGCGACGCCGGCGAGGCCGTCGAAACGGTCGACGCGGCGTCGATGGTGCGGAACGCGAGCAGCTACCCGCCCGACTGCATCGTCGTGCTCGACCACGGCGCCGAAGACGTCGACGGGGAGCGACAGTTGCACGCGGTCGAACAGCGGGCCGGCGACGTGCCGATCGTGGTGTTCTCGATCGACCCGGCGGCCTACACCGGCCCGGACATGCTCTCGGAGGGGGCCGCGGACGTGATCTGTGTCGGTCCCGACATGGCGATTAGCGAGGAACGGGACTTCCCGACGCTGCTGGTCAGGCGGCTTCGCCACGCCGCCGGGATGGGCGAGTCGTTCCAGACCGACAGCGAGTTGCTGTCGTCGGTGATGGAGTATCTCCCCCATCAGGTGTTTATCAAAGACGACGTGGGACGCATCGCGACGATGAGCAACGTGGCGATGCACGAACACGAGCCCACGCAGGCGGAGATACAGGGGTTTACCGATCACGACCTGTTCGACACCGAACTCGGCCGGGAGCTGTACGAGGAAGAACAGCAGATCATGGAGACCGGCGAGCCGATCATCAACAGGGTCGAACATTACGTCGAGAACGGGCAGGACAAGTGGGCGTCGACGACCAAAGCCCCCCGCTACGACGAGGATGGCACCCCTGTCGGCGTCATCGGAACGTCGCGGAACGTCACTGACCAGAAACGCCGCGAGGTGATGATGAACGCGTTGCACGCCGCCAGCCGCGACCTCGTCACTGCCGAGACGTACGACGACATCGCCCAGACGGCCGTCGACATCGCCGAGGACATTCCCGACATTCCAGTGCTGGAGGTCGTGCTGTACGACGACGCGAACGAGGAGCTACAGACCGTTGCGACCGGACATTCGGCGGACGCCACTTCCGTCTTCGAGCGGTACGAGGAGTGGTTCCGCCGCGCCTACGAGACCGGTACCGGCCAGTACGTCGTCTCGCTGTCGGACGGCGGCGACGAGGCGGTCGTCGGCTACGCCAAGTCGAACGTGAGCGACGGCGTCGATCCGGTCGCGGTCGCGCTACCGCTTGGCGAACACGGCGTGCTCGGCTTCGCCTCGACCAGCGGGTCGTTCGACGAGGCCGGCCTCGACCTCGCGGAGGTGCTTGCTGCCAACGTCGAGGCGACGCTCTCCCGGACCGCCCGCGAGGAGGCGATTCGAGATCGGGAACGGGAGTTGGCTAGACAGAACGAGCGCTTAGAGGAGTTTGCCAGCATCGTGAGCCACGACCTCCGCAACCCACTCTCGGTCGCGCAAGGGTACGCCGAGATGTTCGACGATGACGACTCCGCCGCCGAGGAAGTCAGATGGGCGCTCGATCGAATGACGCGCCTCACCGACGAGTTGCTCACGCTGGCCCGGCAAGGCCAGATCGTCGGCGAAACCGAACGGGTCGATCTGGCAGCCACAGTGAGGGAGGCGTGGCAGGGCGTCGAAACCGACACGGCGTCGCTCTCGGTCGCGGACGGACTCGGGGCGATCACGGCCGACCGGGACCGATTGCTCGAGTTGCTCGAGAACCTGTTCCGTAACGCCATCGAGCACGCTCACGACCCGGACGATCCGCTGGCAGTCTCCGTCGGGCCGGTAGACGCCGATGCAGGCCAGAATACAGGGGGCTTCTACGTCGCCGACGACGGTCCCGGGATTCCCGACGACCAGAAGGAGGCGGTGTTCGAGCAGGGCTACACCAACGCCGAGGACGGCACCGGCTTCGGCCTCTACATCGTCCAGACGCTCGCCGACGCCCACGGCTGGACCGTCGAGCTCACCGACGCCGACCCCCACGGCACCCGGTTTGAACTACGGGGTATCGAGCGTGCGTCATATGCGTGA
- a CDS encoding PAS domain-containing protein yields the protein MATDQATMNVLLVDPVGDLREVERSLRTDGTDAVVETIGEPAAAAGSDFDPDCAVVLDHTAEGVDGIEQLEAVRTFLPDVPIVLVVRDPDDGDIRAGLDAGAADVITAGPAVRMDEEFPVAVSRRLRDVAGAGDSFQSDGQQLDSLLEYLPHQVFIKDDRGRIAEASAAAAAEYGLSREQMIGLTDHELFSPSKADELWAQEKEIMETEEPIINEIEHFVDADGRDRWVSTTKAPRYDSDGNVVGIIGTTRDITEQQRQEEMLNALHAASRDLVAAETRREIAEVAVDIAKEVPDLPVVEVALADPGGLTPVANDHSDEDIAPIDAAEADADIEVVEPTEVDAEDETDPTLAERYGEWFRRAYETGRAQFIEDRPADGGELSVVEGEVGTDGEIDADPVAVTLPLGEHGVLGFASTSGTFSEFGIELASVLAANMEAALDRAAREEALRERERVLAQQNERLEEFASIVSHDLRNPLSVARGYLGQVDADGDIVEEIEWALDRMNRLTDELLTLARQGQIVGETETVSLSRSARDAWQAIDADGATLSIDGSGTVDADPTRLVELLENLFRNSVEHAHSPDSPVEITVGATAKGFYVADDGPGIPDDQKEAVFEQGYTNAEDGTGFGLYIVQTLADAHGWTVELTDAESGGARFEFAIEPSV from the coding sequence ATGGCGACGGATCAGGCGACGATGAACGTCCTTCTCGTCGATCCAGTCGGTGATCTCCGAGAGGTAGAGCGGTCGCTTCGGACAGACGGCACCGACGCCGTTGTCGAGACCATCGGGGAGCCGGCTGCAGCCGCCGGAAGTGACTTCGATCCAGACTGTGCCGTCGTTCTGGATCACACAGCCGAGGGCGTCGACGGCATCGAACAGCTCGAAGCCGTCAGGACGTTTCTGCCGGACGTACCGATTGTCCTCGTCGTCCGCGATCCCGACGACGGCGACATCAGGGCCGGGCTCGACGCCGGCGCGGCCGACGTGATCACGGCCGGCCCAGCGGTCCGGATGGACGAGGAGTTTCCCGTGGCAGTCAGCCGACGGCTGCGGGACGTTGCCGGCGCCGGAGACTCCTTCCAGAGCGACGGCCAACAGCTCGATTCGTTGCTGGAGTACCTGCCGCATCAGGTGTTCATCAAGGACGACCGTGGACGCATCGCCGAAGCCAGCGCCGCCGCTGCCGCCGAGTACGGACTCTCTCGCGAGCAGATGATCGGCCTCACCGACCACGAGCTGTTCAGTCCCTCGAAGGCCGACGAGCTGTGGGCCCAAGAGAAAGAGATCATGGAGACCGAAGAGCCGATCATCAACGAGATCGAGCACTTCGTCGACGCCGACGGCCGGGATCGCTGGGTGTCGACGACGAAAGCGCCGCGCTACGACAGCGACGGCAACGTCGTCGGCATCATCGGGACCACCCGAGATATCACCGAACAGCAGCGTCAAGAGGAGATGCTCAATGCGCTCCACGCGGCCAGCCGCGACCTCGTCGCTGCCGAAACACGTCGGGAGATCGCCGAGGTCGCCGTCGACATCGCCAAGGAAGTGCCGGACCTTCCGGTCGTCGAGGTAGCCCTCGCAGATCCCGGCGGGTTGACGCCGGTTGCAAACGACCACAGCGACGAGGACATCGCCCCGATCGACGCGGCCGAAGCTGACGCCGACATCGAGGTGGTAGAGCCGACCGAAGTGGATGCCGAAGATGAGACCGACCCGACGCTCGCCGAGCGCTACGGGGAGTGGTTCCGCCGTGCCTACGAGACCGGTCGCGCCCAGTTCATCGAGGACAGGCCAGCCGACGGCGGCGAGCTCTCGGTCGTCGAGGGAGAGGTCGGTACTGACGGCGAGATCGACGCCGATCCGGTCGCGGTGACGCTGCCGCTGGGCGAACACGGCGTGCTCGGCTTTGCTTCGACAAGCGGCACGTTCAGCGAGTTCGGGATCGAACTCGCATCGGTGCTGGCCGCGAACATGGAAGCAGCGCTCGACCGGGCGGCCCGCGAAGAAGCACTCCGAGAGCGCGAACGGGTGCTCGCCCAGCAAAACGAGCGCCTCGAGGAGTTCGCCAGCATCGTCAGCCACGACCTTCGCAACCCCCTCTCGGTCGCGCGGGGCTACCTCGGACAGGTCGACGCTGACGGCGATATCGTCGAGGAGATCGAGTGGGCGCTCGACCGCATGAACCGACTGACCGACGAGTTGCTCACGCTGGCCCGGCAGGGCCAGATCGTCGGCGAAACCGAGACCGTCTCGCTGTCCCGAAGCGCTCGCGACGCGTGGCAGGCGATCGACGCCGACGGGGCGACGCTCTCGATCGACGGCTCGGGAACGGTCGACGCCGACCCGACACGACTCGTCGAATTGCTGGAGAACCTGTTTCGCAACTCGGTCGAGCACGCACACAGTCCCGATTCCCCAGTCGAAATCACGGTCGGAGCCACGGCAAAGGGCTTCTACGTCGCCGACGACGGCCCCGGCATCCCCGACGATCAGAAAGAGGCGGTGTTCGAGCAGGGCTACACCAACGCCGAGGACGGCACCGGCTTCGGCCTCTACATCGTCCAGACGCTCGCCGACGCCCACGGCTGGACCGTCGAACTCACCGACGCCGAATCGGGAGGCGCACGCTTCGAGTTCGCAATCGAGCCGTCGGTGTAG
- the thrC gene encoding threonine synthase produces MSLELDAPAAAEPDAADDGVWLACIECDTVLAPFDDVVYTCPDCDGLLEVRYADLPTFDDFEGSGVWRYDDALPVEMGVTIQEGNTPLYPVPDLEDETGVDHLHVKHEGMNPTGSFKDRGMTVGVQVASELGVDRLACASTGNTSAALAAYGARSTLETLVLLPAGKVAAGKVAQASLHGARILEVDGNFDTCLDIVQELAGMGEAYLLNSLNPFRLEGQKTIGLEILEQCQDRTGEFPDRIILPVGNAGNTSALYKAFRELVQAGALDESEVPKLTGVQAEGAAPMVEAIEEDNDEVRRWDEVETRATAIRIGNPVNAPKAIPGIRETDGTAVAVSDEQITDAQRSLAEEGVGVEPASAASIAGLRKLREEGVVDADENVVCLTTGHLLKDPDAAAAAGADPEPVPGDTEGVLSHLDD; encoded by the coding sequence ATGAGTCTCGAACTCGACGCGCCCGCGGCGGCCGAACCCGACGCTGCCGACGACGGCGTCTGGCTGGCCTGTATCGAGTGTGACACCGTCCTCGCCCCCTTCGACGATGTCGTCTACACGTGTCCCGACTGTGACGGCCTGCTGGAAGTGCGCTACGCCGATCTGCCGACCTTCGATGACTTCGAGGGCAGCGGCGTCTGGCGCTACGACGACGCCCTGCCCGTCGAGATGGGCGTGACGATTCAGGAGGGTAACACCCCGCTCTACCCGGTACCCGACCTCGAGGACGAGACCGGCGTCGACCATCTCCACGTGAAACACGAGGGGATGAATCCCACGGGCAGTTTCAAGGATCGCGGCATGACCGTGGGCGTGCAGGTCGCTAGCGAACTCGGCGTCGATCGACTGGCCTGCGCTTCGACTGGAAACACCAGCGCCGCGCTGGCGGCCTACGGCGCGCGCTCGACGCTGGAGACGCTCGTGCTCCTGCCGGCGGGGAAGGTCGCCGCGGGGAAGGTCGCCCAAGCCAGCCTCCACGGTGCGCGCATCCTCGAAGTCGACGGCAACTTCGACACCTGCCTCGACATCGTGCAGGAGCTGGCGGGGATGGGCGAGGCGTACCTGCTGAACTCGCTGAACCCCTTCCGTCTGGAGGGCCAGAAGACGATCGGCCTCGAAATCTTAGAGCAGTGCCAAGACCGGACCGGCGAGTTCCCCGACCGGATCATCCTGCCGGTCGGCAACGCCGGCAACACCAGCGCGCTGTACAAGGCGTTCCGCGAACTCGTACAGGCCGGCGCGCTGGACGAATCCGAGGTGCCCAAACTCACCGGCGTGCAGGCCGAGGGCGCCGCGCCGATGGTCGAGGCCATCGAAGAGGACAACGACGAGGTCCGACGCTGGGACGAGGTCGAGACGCGCGCGACGGCGATCCGCATCGGCAACCCCGTCAACGCGCCCAAGGCGATTCCGGGTATCCGCGAGACCGACGGCACCGCCGTCGCGGTCTCCGACGAGCAGATCACCGACGCCCAGCGCTCGCTCGCCGAGGAGGGCGTCGGCGTCGAACCGGCGAGCGCGGCGTCGATCGCCGGCCTGCGAAAGCTCCGCGAGGAGGGCGTCGTCGACGCCGACGAGAACGTCGTTTGCCTGACGACCGGTCACCTGCTCAAGGACCCCGACGCCGCGGCGGCGGCCGGTGCCGACCCCGAGCCGGTTCCCGGCGACACGGAAGGCGTCCTCAGTCATCTTGATGACTGA